The DNA region ttttatcccggtactggCAGTAGCGCCACGTGGCgcagatgaaaccgcgggaaataggTAGCTGGTCGTTTATAGGGTGACTTTTAATTTCTTCATGATTCTATGTATGTAGTAGGTAAGACCTAGGAAATAATAGATAATATCttccgtaaataaataattataatcttgaaataatgtcaaaatcaaaattaaaactcatttattcaaacttggctgcaaaacagcacttttcgaacgtcaaaaaaaaaaatttacataagacagcccccaaaacgcccacccttcaccactgcctatgtgtttttgctgggaagaagaagtggcgcaataaactccccagcaaaatCGCCGTAATGAACCTAGTTAAGATAAGATAAAATTGGCTATCATTACACACGGCACGTAGTCAAATCTTTATCTTATTTGTACGGGGCCTAatctgttttgaaaataaaagatagcagtctaaagtaaacaatataaattcCATCAAATTAGTTGTCAACGTCCTAAAATTAGCGGAAGTGAATAGATTTAGGTAtcctaaaatcatttttttaagaacttaAAAAAGTAAACTAAGCCTGACAAATGGGTACAGCATCAAAATCAGTTCCGCCAAACGCTAGTAAACGCGCACAAGGCACATgcatacatacaggtcaaactaaAATCTTCCTTTTTAAGtcggtaaaataattttgacatgGGCTCCGAGCTTGCTTAATCCACTATTGCTCAAAGTTGTATAATAAAAAGCAGCCATACATTTtagaatattatatactttttctttactaataaaaatatcctaaaaCTTGGGAGCAGcacaaacatgttttggcgcaacctctggtcgacgcccgtctatcacgaggagggtgactggacacgtgatgttgaGCGAGAGTGTGaaaaaataccagaaatggaagaggttaatattacctcctccgacgtagcctaTGCAGTCCGTCCGATGCAGAATTGGAAATCACCAGGGCCGGAcggactgcacaatttctggttaaagtggctgcaaagttcgcacccctgtttagcatcacagtttcagtcatccttagaagccgggtcgctcccacagtttctaacaacagggATTACCCACTCCTTTAcctgctccataaatcaggtAGTACtgcggaacccaaaaattatagaccgatcacttgtttaccgacggtctataaacttcttacatctatttttaaccgacttcccaaaaaggaggaggttatcaattcggccggtatgtttttttttttttttttttttttctatgtatgtacatcgattactccgaggtttatagaccgatttacgtgattctttttttgttcgactcggaatagctgccagttggtcccatagtcatcaggtcaggatctgatgatggaaaccctgagaaatcgagggcaaccttcgaaagttgtaggcatacatagggtaaaaacttgatactcaggtgtacgcctaaaagcactattcaacagtgaagatttggagctgatctgatgatggaaaccagagagggtcgagggaactcgacaactgaatatgtaaactacctcgtgtttgggcttaaattatttgtattgacaagacctttgcaacagtgaaggtttgaagctgacctgatgatggagaccagagaaagtcgagggaactcgacaactgaatatgtaaaatacctcgtatttggacttatattctttatattgatgagaacttcccacttgtatggatagtgacaactatacgtatcactgaaaagctttaaataaaaaacttttttacaaaaaaattaaaccgacttcccaaaacactaaaaagcaaaaaaaaaactatttttaggtgcatcggcctagaagtcggtggcaaaattaacttactaacatccattagacaccgaattctaggccgatgcacctaaaaatagttttttttttgctttttagtgttttgggaagtcggttttgagattaaaaataaatcaacatattgaaaaatattcaattatgtcaacttctcaaaatggatgtaagaaggggtcccgtgctactaaggagctgctcctcactgatatggtcatcagccagcaggttcggcgatcccgaaagaatttgtcgacatgttggatagactataagaaggcctacgactcggtcccccatacatggcttaagagggtgttggagttgtataaaataaactcaactctacgcgcctttcttgcgtcatgtatggagcaatggagaacggttcttcactatccaggatgtcgagaaattgaagggaccggcgatcctattaagatcgagcggggaattttccagggtgacagtttgagtccactttggttttgcctggccttgaaccctctgagcacattgctagagggctcggggttgggctatcctttgcggagagggggtcaggttatatcccatttgctttaaatggacgatctgaaactgtttgccaccacagaattgcagctgatgaagctactgaaggtcactgaaactttcagtagttgcatcaggatgggatttggtgtggacaaatgtgcagtcatgcatgtaaagcgagggggaattgtggaatctgagggagtacaactctcagattctataaacctgagatcactctccgcaaacgattcATATAAATAcctgggtatggcggaggggttaggcatcaatgtggctgtcatgaaacagtcattacgggagcgtttctttggccgcctgaataaggttctaaaaagttccttatcgggaggcaacaaggttcgcgcctttaatggttgggtcatgccagtcctgatgtactctttcggcatactcaaatggactcaaactgaattggacgcCCTGGATAGGAGAggccgcacactgctgaccgcagaacgaatgcatcacccacgatcgtcagtgatgagactacatcccacggaaatgtggaggacgaggctttttaaatgcaaagacgctccacaaccatGAGGTGTGCAGCctcagagaatattttctcaaaagcgacgtgggtatgcaccgtgatatggtggcagtggacagaggactcaccccgctgtcgttggcaaatgagaactggcgcaaacctgtcgtactaactacccacgatcgcaaggaggtatggcagagcaaacagctacacggacgcttcttcggggctcttcatggccccgatgtagacttcaaagcgtccgtatcttggctacgcttcggtgacttgtttggagaaaccgaagggtttgtatgtgcaattatggacgaagttatccttacgaataactaccggagatatatcgtgaaagacgggacggttgacatatgtcgggcatgtcaccatccgggtgagtctatcagacatattatatctggttgttctcgtttggctaatggtgaatatttgcacagacataaccaagtggccaagatcatccaccagcagcttgctctgcaatacaaccttgtagaccttgaggtaccgtactacaagtatgcgcccgacccagttctcgaaaaggaccatatcacgttgtactgggatcgatctatcatcactgacaggactattgtagcccataagcctgatattgtggtgatagatcgattagcgcgccgcgcgatgataatcgatgtcgccgttccgcatgacgagaaccttgtgaaagctgagaaagagaaacaaataaagtatctcgacttagcgcacgaggttgtcgccatgtggagtgtcgacacggctgttattgtgccgattgtcgttacggccaatggtttaatagccaagagcctcgacgaacacctcaggaggctctcgttgggcggctggatcaagggactgattcagaaggcagtactccttgatacggcacgtattgtgaggaggtttctgtctctgggaccctaaccaccggtaccttggaccctgtgcccgatatcggtggcaacctattttttatatttttaaatgttttttatttttatatttaatatttaaaaatgtaataaatatgtgcaagaataaataataataaaaaatatcctaaagaggactcatttttttgtttgtttataccccgaaactactgaaccgaataGAAAAATTCTTCTCTGATAGTAAGTAACCTACACTCTCCCCGAGTAACAGGCTATATTATAGACGTGGGTGAAAGAGGGCGGGTGGGTGGCAAACTAGCCGTTTgtataatacaatttttaaactTCTAGATTCCTGTTATCCGCAATGAGGCCGGAGTTACTAGTGAAAGAAGATAACAATGAACTGAAATGTGAACTCCAAAGAAAGGAGGAGTTACTCAGAAGACATTACGACAAGATCAGCCAGTGGCAGAACTTGTTAGCTGACTTACAGGTTAGTCTGATATGTaacgaaagcgggtgagccatacttgtgtgtgttagggtccgttcagacagaccggctcggagagcagagcaaattcttaacacgttgaaaattgagtacttagtatttgtagtaaggtttatttttgcatgcgcactgcttttgtcattaagaatgctcgaatgcgctcggtgtgaaataataagaggagccgaccggctccgatcgtgtattttttcttgacgtttggctccgattgcatgctctttaatgctcgcgcagccgattggctccggtctgtgtgaaaagaaaaatgcacgccgatgctctccgacccggtctgtttgaacggacccttagactgcgtctacacggtgcatgtagctggagcaagttaacatgcgccgcgtgacaagagcacgcgggtgggtatccTGCTTTGATACATGcacgagtcgctggacccgcacgtttttaaaatgcatgtaacctgcgcatgtgtcTCAACATGCTCAaactacttgcaccgtgtagatgacCCTTTAATGGACGCCAGCAACcttgaatttttaaaattttacctaACGAATATTAagccttccactattgtgataaggttaaaaatgttattcatGCCATTGAGTTTGTATGACTCGGCGACATGACCACTACTGAGCTCGAGGGAGCTTACGCGTTGGTACatttttaaagtctgaaatttcCAATCCACCTGTCTCATAATACGTGGTGATTTATCCTTTGTATGAgagagaagaggcctgtgcccagcaatgcGAGAGTAaaaacctgaaaaaaataaCTGCACACATACCGACTGTAATAAAAATGTGTTCCTTgtatgtcattgaacatctttggtagtcagaagccagtaagtttgacaaccagtcttacccaatggtattgggttgcccgggtaactgggttgaggaggtcagatagggcagtcgctccttgtaaaacactggtacttagctacatccggttagactggaagccgaccccgacatattCAGGCAGATGATGTCTGTAGAAATTGGCTAAAAAAGGatttatattaggtacatattataagTGTGTATTTTTGATTCCTCTTGTTCTCTGACCGTAGAACATTTCTGCGCAGGGCCACACGGTGTACAACAAGTGCCAGCAACAGACTGCTCAGGCGCCGCCCGCTGTGCAACAGGCGCCTGCGCCCCAACATGTGGTGCAGCAGAGCGTGCAGGTATGTTGCGTTGGCTGTTACATGTTATTAACCCCTTACTGATTAAGCGAGCAGCCTCGCGAGGCAAATCCTCGGTCAGTCAAGAGGTGCCTCGCCCGAGGCAAAGGCACGCGCTGCCTCGCTCGAGCGTGCCGCGGCCCGAGCCGAGCGTTGTCGGTTTTTGTCGATGCTTAAAGGCGCCTCAGGACATTTGCCGCGCTCACTCAAGACGGTAATGCCTTAAGTTTGAGCCGATGCTGCCTCGCGACGCCGCTCGCTTATTCAGTACGCGgctatttatttagataataattttagtgaACTTTATCAATCCCTAGTCAATCAAGTAGTTGTTTCAGTTTGTATGTAGTAACACTAATATTTTGGCACAGCTCTGCTCAAGATTACCTGTTTACTATGTAACTAATGATATTATGATTGAGTTACCATGTGGGACAGTTTGTCAATATTTACTTCACTTAAATCATACATTGTCTGTTCACACGATCTATAGCGACGTCTTATTCGCGAagctttttctttatttaaggaAACGTTAATAGTGTAAGTTGGCTTCGCGCAAGATATATCtcttctagttttcagtattaatAGTTAGACACTCCCTCCCCAGAGGGTCAATTAAATTGTGCAATATTACGATATTGGATATTGTGCTAACAACTCAACGACAGCAATTTTAATTAGTACAATATTTTCATTGTCTGGAACTGCCTTACAGCGGTAACAGGAAGATAACAATTATCTTACTATCAGggttataaaataaagcctttTGACAGAGGACAGGGTAGTTTTAGTAATAAGGTCCCGTTTACTCTTTGTACGAAACCCTTAGGGCGTTACCACACCAATCGATCGATAGACGAGCGATGCCATCGATAGACACTGGTCCACGTTGATCGATTGGTGTGGTAACTTTAATTGAGCGACGGTCGATGGCATCGGTCGACGGATACCGGCTGACTAACCAATCGATCGATTACCGGTTGACCTCGAACAATCCATTCTTCCGTCGATGGATGGCATCGATCGCCGATCGCTCGATTGGTGAGGTAACACCCTACAAGACAAATGATGATAACCTAACATTCTCCAGGCACAACAAATGGCAGCAGCCGCGGCAGCACAACAAGCCGCGTTGCAACAACAGGCAGCGTTGCAGCAACAGCAGGTACCTCGCCCCCCGCACCCGCCCGCGTATCCCGCGAACGTGCAGCGACGGTAGTCTGACTCGAAGTGAAACTCGATCTGATCTGAACGCATACCTGTCAGATTCGACCACGGCGAATCAATCGAATAAGCATGATGACTGAGAAAAATAATTAGTCCGCCTTTTAGATAACCCTGAAATGAAGGACACATAATAtctattatttgttttctctCAAAAACAGGATATAGGTAATACGATAAAATGTTTGTGTTACGTCACTTctaagtacaaattttacacagacgtgacgtcacaccccagcggggcccagcagggccaaggcctgccggggctgcgggttgttcgaaagagataccgcggccctggtacacaaaaggcctatgacggaacacgacggtttttagtcagtaagagtctgacactccctcaccgctgctaacccacagcgggaggggtcatttgatgatttttgacgtcgttaaaaaaaaaaaagacgtgacgtcacaagtacTCTCAATGTTTGTCACTTTAGGtatatcttaataaatatttaatgttttgcgAAAAATGCCGATCcaaaatgcggactaattaggattactattttttttacccTGTCATTATGCCTATCCTGTCAAATGTAATGTAACCTTTGCCGCCGCAGTCGTGGTCGAGTCtgaggcctcggcctcgaattttgcgggcagcggggcggcagcggcggcggcgcgggagcggcaggatcttacgcgtataatcaaatggaccggccctcgaatacagcggcgcgggcgcgggcaacgagcggtgcactccagtcaagcggtgaccgcccgcgccgccgccgctgccgccccgctgcccgcaaaattccgAGGCCGAGGCCTGACAGCTGTGCTTTCACCATTAAAGTATTTGTGCTGGTGATTTTTTTAAGTCACTGTCAGTCAAGTGATAggtgatttcaaaacagacaaGTTTTGAGCAAATGTAAATTGTATTATTAAGTAATtctaaaagtaggtatttaagcagtttttttcttttgtttagtaGATAGATGCAActttgattttctttaaaatatattttgattttttaatattatttttttgttttatttatttttttaccttccCACACTGCTTTAGAATTGTACATGGCAACACTTTTAAGGTATGtagtgttttattattattttttgctttcgcATTCTCAAAACAGCATggcaagatatttttattttgttatttataaaaaaaaccctcacataaaaaatataatatgaaaatatatttctgcttatatttttacaaaaaaaaaatgttattatttatttctgtttactTAAAATTtagacaaatatattttattttgtcacaaGCTTACTCTAGTTACCACTTTTACAATTTTGTTGGTCCTATAACACATTTAATTTCTATTAGATGCAGAACAGTTTGGCTCAAGGTATGTTCCTGGCTGGAGGCCGGGGTGCCTACGCCGGGACACCACTGCAGGGGCCCCTGGCCTATCTGGAGAAGACTGCTACTAATATAGGtaagctttatttatttcatcatcttTGATGTACGTATAttgctgtattatattattgtgttttataAGATAGTTGACAACGAGTCAAATTCGACGAATCAAGGACTGGTGCCACCGATAACGCCTGACGAAGTCCAGTTGGCTCTTCGCCGCATGAAAAATCGGAAAGCTGTCGGAACCGATGGAGTCCCCATCGAAGTATGGAAAGCTATGGGGCCTCGTGGGGTGGGCATCCTAACTAACCTATTTAACCGCGTATGGGACACCGGCCGGATCCCGAACCAATGGAGACGGAGTATCATCACTCCAGTCTTTAAGGGCAAGGGGTCTGTGCAGGAGTGTGGAAACTATCGCGGTATAAAGGTCATGTCCCACACCATGAAGCTCTTTGAGCGGATCGTCGACTCTCGGCTCCGGCAGGAGTGCATTGTTTCGGATTGTCAGTATGGCTTCCGCCCTGGTCATGGAACCATGGACCCTGTTTTCGCCCTAAGGATCGTGATGGAGAAATACAGGGCGAAGAACACACCTCTGCATTTCCTTTTTCTGGACATGCAGAAGGCCTTCGACTGTGTTCCTCGCATGATGATCCCGTGGGCGCTGCGGTCCAAAGGGGTGCCAGAAGTCTATGTTGACATTATCCGAGACATGTACCGGGATTCCGATTCAGTGGTTCGGACCGCTGTTGGTGACACTACACCCTTCCCTGTTACCGTTGGAGTACACCAGGGCTCCGTCCTTAGTCCGTTTCTGTTCAGCGTGATACTGGACTCATTGTCCGAAAGCATCCGAGATGCGCATGAGCAGCCCCCGTGGTTGCTCATGTATGCTGACGACATCGCGCTGGCAGACGCGGACAAGGGACGGTTGGTGCAGCGTGTTAACATGTGGAAGGAGTCACTCGAGAACGGCGGTTTGCAGCTGAATGTGGGGAAGACTGAGTACGTGGCCTGCAACTCGACAGATCCcacctccgtctgcatagacggTAATATGGTTGAGCAGACGGACCAGGTCAGGTACTTGGGATCTGTCCTTCACGCGTCTGGTGGCATCGATTGCGACGTCAGGGCACGAATTTCGGCGGCATGGGCCAAGTGGCGTGAGGTGTCTGGTGTCATTTGTGACCCTAAAATGCCGGTCAAGCTGAAGGGATAGGTCTATAAATCCATCATTAGGTCTGTCCTTTTGTATGGCAGTGAAGCGTGGCCTGTGCTTGAGCGGCACAAGCAGGAGCTGCGGGTCACGGAGATGAAAATGCTGCGCTggatgtgtggagttacgcggaAAGACCGCGTTAGGAACTCGCGCATCCGCGGCAGCCTTCATGTCCGTGACATTGCAGACAAACTGCAAGAGTGTCGCTTACGCTGGTACGGACACGTTTTACGGAAACCGGCCACTTACGTGGGGAACAAATGTCTAGCCATGGCGCCTCCGCCCGGCCGGGGCAGACTGGGTAGACCCAGGAAATGCTGGCTTGACGTCGTAAGGGATGACATGCGTGCCAATGGACTAACCACCAGGGATGCCGAAGACCGAACGAAGTGGAGGAGAAGAAGCAGGAAAGCGGACCTCGGGCCCGGAAGGGCAACCGGGACAAcgctaggatgatgatgatgacaacgAGTCAAATTCAACACTTTTATTGAATTGTCAAAAACTTTATATGCTTTCTTTCTATTATTTGTATATGGGAATAACAGAACAGATAATTCATATCAAACtctatatttatgaaaatgaatatGTACCTATCTTAAATGAGATTGAccattttacaatgttttgccaAATAAATATGGTAAAGTATGTATTTGTTCGCGAACATTTCTAGTAAAAATGTTACTGTTTCCTTAGATGCGTTGTCCacaatgtacagtcaacttcaggtcagtggtaacagttttataggaaaatcgtacttattactattgagttaaggtgcatgacagttaccactgatgtgcagtctaccgtacttaCATTTGTGTAGTTCAGAAATAAAgcctatacatttttttttatctatactagtACAGTAAAGTaaaggcctattcagacctGAGCGGTATTCGCTAGCTctgcggcagagaaaaccctgtgggtatgcggtaatattactgttcagacctaagcggtattcgctaccacctgcggcagagaaaacccagtgggtatgcgataatattactgttcatgttcgggatgcatgccgctgctcccgcgcggtatgtacttctacccacaacggcagtgaatatcgctcaggtcgctctagccgcggtacttgatactaaatacctgagcgaaacccgcgcggtatgtacctctacccacagcggcagcgaatatcgctcaggtttgaagAGGCcttaaagaggaaacattttttgtttataccctAAAGTCTCTGAAACTACTGGTCAGATGTGAAGTAGGTATTCTTTCACTGAagagaagctacactatccccaaaTAACTAAAATAGGATGTATATTCTACGGGATGAAGTTCCCTTGGGACGCAGGTGAAAGCGCGAGAATCGAGCATTCCAGCTGGCTTATTCCCATCGGgtcatgagagtgaaggaatagctcgtgcactataattatatgtcctgcgcagcggGCTGATCTCCTtgcatgagaacagccgccgtggacgccattattattatatttctagggaatcgtttaaaaataataatgttattatagatATGGTGGGTCTGGGCGACGGGCGGAGGTGACGCGGCCGCGGGAGGGGCAGGGGCAGAGGCCGCGGCAGAGGCCGAGGTAACTATTCCATATTATTCTTCAAAAttaggattttttaaattgaacacTAATGTGTTAAGTTGACAGGAACCGTAACGGTATTTTAAGCCATCTTATCTATTAATTTGGACAATAcatgaaaatatacatataggtattgcATGCTGTAAGCatcttaaaaaaatcatatacTTTTTGCATACcaaaattattgtcaaaatttatgattttaataacttattaaGTGTAAATTGCTCTTCAAAATTTTTCTGCCACTAAAAAGATTCGAATTGAGAACTTAAATTTCTT from Helicoverpa zea isolate HzStark_Cry1AcR chromosome 29, ilHelZeax1.1, whole genome shotgun sequence includes:
- the LOC124643993 gene encoding mediator of RNA polymerase II transcription subunit 28 isoform X1, which encodes MAAPSNGSGNLVEEFEESFQACLNVLTKQEASPCVEKEEVKVEVERFIDLARQMEAFFLQKRFLLSAMRPELLVKEDNNELKCELQRKEELLRRHYDKISQWQNLLADLQNISAQGHTVYNKCQQQTAQAPPAVQQAPAPQHVVQQSVQAQQMAAAAAAQQAALQQQAALQQQQVPRPPHPPAYPANVQRR
- the LOC124643993 gene encoding mediator of RNA polymerase II transcription subunit 28 isoform X2; this translates as MAAPSNGSGNLVEEFEESFQACLNVLTKQEASPCVEKEEVKVEVERFIDLARQMEAFFLQKRFLLSAMRPELLVKEDNNELKCELQRKEELLRRHYDKISQWQNLLADLQGHTVYNKCQQQTAQAPPAVQQAPAPQHVVQQSVQAQQMAAAAAAQQAALQQQAALQQQQVPRPPHPPAYPANVQRR